Proteins encoded by one window of Pseudorca crassidens isolate mPseCra1 chromosome 3, mPseCra1.hap1, whole genome shotgun sequence:
- the GDF9 gene encoding growth/differentiation factor 9 isoform X2, with protein sequence MEAPRLQPDDRALHYMKRLYKACATKEGIPKSNRSHLYNTVRLFTPCAQHKQAPGDQVTGTLPSSVDLLFNLDRVTAVEHLLKSVLLYTFNNSVSFPSPVKCVCNLVIKEPEFSSKTLPRVPYSFTFHSQFELRKKYRWIEIDVTALLQPLVASNKRSIHMSVNVTCVKDQLQHPSAQDCPLNMTLLVAPSLLLYLNDTSAQAYHRWYSLHYKKRPSQGPDQKRELSAYPMGEEAAEGVRSSRHRRDQETVSSELKKPLVPASFNLSEYFKQFLFPQNECELHDFRLSFSQLKWDNWIVAPHKYNPRYCKGDCPRAVGHRYGSPVHTMVQNIIHEKLDSSVPRPSCVPAKYSPLSVLAIEPDGSIAYKEYEDMIATKCTCR encoded by the exons ATGGAGGCCCCCAGGCTGCAGCCAGATGACAGAGCTTTGCACTATATGAAGAGGCTCTATAAGGCATGTGCTACCAAGGAGGGGATCCCGAAATCCAACAGAAGTCACCTCTACAACACTGTTCGGCTCTTCACCCCCTGTGCCCAGCACAAGCAGGCTCCTGGGGACCAGGTGACAG GTACCCTCCCATCATCAGTGGACCTGCTGTTTAACCTGGATCGTGTTACTGCTGTTGAACATTTACTCAAGTCAGTCTTGCTATACACTTTCAACAACTCCgtttcttttccctctcctgTTAAATGTGTGTGCAACCTGGTGATAAAAGAGCCAGAGTTTTCTAGCAAGACTCTCCCAAGAGTTCCATACTCATTTACCTTTCACTCACAGTTTGAACTtagaaagaaatacagatggaTTGAGATTGATGTGACGGCTCTCCTTCAGCCTCTAGTGGCCTCTAACAAGAGGAGTATTCACATGTCTGTAAACGTTACGTGTGTAAAAGACCAGCTGCAGCATCCTTCAGCGCAGGACTGTCCACTTAACATGACTCTTCTGGTAGCCCCCTCACTGCTTTTATATCTGAATGACACAAGTGCTCAGGCTTATCACAGGTGGTATTCCCTCCACTATAAAAAGAGGCCTTCACAGGGTCCTGACCAGAAGAGAGAGCTGTCTGCCTATCCCATGGGAGAAGAGGCTGCTGAGGGTGTAAGATCGTCCCGTCACCGGAGAGATCAGGAAACTGTCAGCTCTGAATTGAAGAAGCCTCTGGTTCCAGCTTCATTCAATCTGAGTGAATACTTCAAACAGtttctttttccccaaaatgaGTGTGAGCTCCATGACTTTAGACTCAGCTTTAGTCAGCTGAAGTGGGACAACTGGATTGTGGCTCCACACAAATACAACCCTCGATACTGTAAAGGGGACTGTCCCAGGGCGGTCGGACATCGGTATGGCTCTCCGGTTCACACCATGGTGCAGAACATCATCCATGAGAAGCTCGATTCCTCAGTGCCGAGACCATCCTGTGTACCTGCCAAGTACAGCCCTTTGAGTGTTTTGGCAATTGAGCCTGATGGCTCAATCGCTTATAAAGAATATGAAGATATGATAGCCACTAAGTGCACCTGTCGTTAA
- the GDF9 gene encoding growth/differentiation factor 9 isoform X1, whose amino-acid sequence MALPSKFFLCFCCFAWLCFPISLGSQASRGEAQIAASAPLETEAEPQSSLQPLDGRHRPGLLSPLFKVLYDGQMEAPRLQPDDRALHYMKRLYKACATKEGIPKSNRSHLYNTVRLFTPCAQHKQAPGDQVTGTLPSSVDLLFNLDRVTAVEHLLKSVLLYTFNNSVSFPSPVKCVCNLVIKEPEFSSKTLPRVPYSFTFHSQFELRKKYRWIEIDVTALLQPLVASNKRSIHMSVNVTCVKDQLQHPSAQDCPLNMTLLVAPSLLLYLNDTSAQAYHRWYSLHYKKRPSQGPDQKRELSAYPMGEEAAEGVRSSRHRRDQETVSSELKKPLVPASFNLSEYFKQFLFPQNECELHDFRLSFSQLKWDNWIVAPHKYNPRYCKGDCPRAVGHRYGSPVHTMVQNIIHEKLDSSVPRPSCVPAKYSPLSVLAIEPDGSIAYKEYEDMIATKCTCR is encoded by the exons ATGGCACTTCCCAGCaagttcttcctttgtttttgctGCTTTGCCTGGCTCTGTTTTCCTATTAGCCTTGGTTCTCAGGCTTCTAGGGGAGAAGCTCAGATTGCAGCTAGTGCTCCattggaaactgaggctgagccTCAGTCCTCTCTGCAGCCTCTAGATGGGAGACACAGACCTGgcctcctttcccctctctttAAGGTTCTGTACGATGGGCAAATGGAGGCCCCCAGGCTGCAGCCAGATGACAGAGCTTTGCACTATATGAAGAGGCTCTATAAGGCATGTGCTACCAAGGAGGGGATCCCGAAATCCAACAGAAGTCACCTCTACAACACTGTTCGGCTCTTCACCCCCTGTGCCCAGCACAAGCAGGCTCCTGGGGACCAGGTGACAG GTACCCTCCCATCATCAGTGGACCTGCTGTTTAACCTGGATCGTGTTACTGCTGTTGAACATTTACTCAAGTCAGTCTTGCTATACACTTTCAACAACTCCgtttcttttccctctcctgTTAAATGTGTGTGCAACCTGGTGATAAAAGAGCCAGAGTTTTCTAGCAAGACTCTCCCAAGAGTTCCATACTCATTTACCTTTCACTCACAGTTTGAACTtagaaagaaatacagatggaTTGAGATTGATGTGACGGCTCTCCTTCAGCCTCTAGTGGCCTCTAACAAGAGGAGTATTCACATGTCTGTAAACGTTACGTGTGTAAAAGACCAGCTGCAGCATCCTTCAGCGCAGGACTGTCCACTTAACATGACTCTTCTGGTAGCCCCCTCACTGCTTTTATATCTGAATGACACAAGTGCTCAGGCTTATCACAGGTGGTATTCCCTCCACTATAAAAAGAGGCCTTCACAGGGTCCTGACCAGAAGAGAGAGCTGTCTGCCTATCCCATGGGAGAAGAGGCTGCTGAGGGTGTAAGATCGTCCCGTCACCGGAGAGATCAGGAAACTGTCAGCTCTGAATTGAAGAAGCCTCTGGTTCCAGCTTCATTCAATCTGAGTGAATACTTCAAACAGtttctttttccccaaaatgaGTGTGAGCTCCATGACTTTAGACTCAGCTTTAGTCAGCTGAAGTGGGACAACTGGATTGTGGCTCCACACAAATACAACCCTCGATACTGTAAAGGGGACTGTCCCAGGGCGGTCGGACATCGGTATGGCTCTCCGGTTCACACCATGGTGCAGAACATCATCCATGAGAAGCTCGATTCCTCAGTGCCGAGACCATCCTGTGTACCTGCCAAGTACAGCCCTTTGAGTGTTTTGGCAATTGAGCCTGATGGCTCAATCGCTTATAAAGAATATGAAGATATGATAGCCACTAAGTGCACCTGTCGTTAA
- the UQCRQ gene encoding cytochrome b-c1 complex subunit 8, whose product MGREFGHLMRMRHVITYSLSPFEQRAFPHYFSKGIPNVLRRTRACILRVAPPFVVFYLVYTWGTQEFEKSKRKNPAAYENDK is encoded by the exons ATGGGCCGCGAGTTTGGGCATCTGATGCGGATGCGGCATGTAATCACCTACAGCTTGTCGCCCTTTGAGCAGCGCGCCTTCCCGCACTACTTCAGCAAGGGCATCCCCAACGTGCTGCGCCGCACTCGGGCGTGCATCCTTCGCGTCGCGCCGC cattCGTAGTGTTTTATCTTGTCTACACATGGGGAACCCAGGAGTTTgagaaatccaagaggaagaaTCCAGCTGCCtatgaaaatgacaaatga
- the LEAP2 gene encoding liver-expressed antimicrobial peptide 2, which yields MWHLKLFAVLLVCLLLLGQVYGSPIPELSSAKRRLRRMTPFWRGVSLRPIGASCWDDSECITRLCRKRRCSLNVAQE from the exons ATGTGGCACCTCAAACTCTTCGCAGTACTCCTGGTCTGCCTGTTGCTGTTAGGCCAG GTATATGGCTCCCCAATACCAGAATTGAGTTCAGCAAAGAGAAGGCTGAGGAGAATGACCCCATTTTGGAGAGGGGTTTCCCTCAGGCCCATTGGAGCCTCCTGTTGGGATGATTCTGAATGTATCACAAGGCTATGCAG aaAAAGACGCTGTTCCCTAAATGTGGCCCAGGAATGA